Genomic segment of Halococcus salifodinae DSM 8989:
TAGCTGCTCGGCGAGATGGACGATCGGCGGCGAAGTGATCCAGCGCGAGCAGGACATCGACCGCTACCCCAGTGCTGGAGGGCGTCGACTGGTCGTCGAGTTCCTGGGGCCGCGCGACGAGCGACTCCCCGGTCTGTGGGGTGAAATAGAGCGTTTCCTCGTCGGAGTCCCAGAACTCCGTCTCGATCGCGCGCGCGAGATCGAGCGCGAACGCGAGGTGGTCGACCTCGCCGGTGGCCTCGTAGCAGTTGAGTGCGCCGCGCGCGAGGAACGCGTAATCCTCGAGATAGCCCTCGATCTTCACGTCCCCGTCCTTGTAGCGCCGCTGAAGGCGTCGTTTCTCGTCGTTCCAAAGGTGTTCGTGGACGAATTCGATCCCCGCGACGGCGGTGTCGGCAAAGCGCGCGTCGAGTGCGAGCCCGGCCTCGGCGAACGCCGAGATCATCAGGCCATTCCATCCAGCCAGAACCTTCTCGTCGCGTTCCGGGCGTTCGCGTTCGGCGCGCGCCGCGAACACCGCCTCGCGGGCGCGTTCGAGCTCCGCACTGACCTCTTCGGTGGTGGTGTCGTGTTCGTCCGCGAGATCCTCGATTTCGGTGCTCACCGTCAGCACCGTCTTCCCGTCTTCGAAGTTCCCTGCCTCGGTGACGCCGTAGCGCTCGCAGAACAGGTCGGCCGCGAACTCGTCGTCGACTGCGTCGTGGACTCCATTGGGTGTCCAGACGTAGAACGCTCCTTCCTCGCGCTCGCCGGACTCGTCCTCGCTCTGGGCGTCGAGCGTGCTGAAAAACCCGCCGTCGGGATGGCGAAGTTCGCGTTCGACGAATCCCAGGGTCTCGCGCGCGACCTCGGCGTAGCGCTCCGCGCCCGTCCGACGGTAGCCCGCGAGGTACGCCCGCGTGAGTTCGGCGTTGTCGTAGAGCATCTTCTCGAAGTGAGGCACCGTCCACTCGCGGTCGGTGGTGTATCGGTGGAAGCCGCCGCCGGCGTGATCCCGGAGTCCGCCCTCGCTCATCGCGTCGAGCGCCTCGTGGGCGACCTCGTCGAAACTCTCTCTCCCGGTTCGTTCGGCGGCGCGCATGAGAAGATGGAGCCGGCCTGTCTGCGGGAACTTCTGGCCGTGGCCGAATCCTCCATACTCGCGATCGGCGTTTTCGACTGCCTGCTGGGCGGCGGTTTCGAGCAGGTCGCTATCCGGGACCTCGCCTGGCTGTTCGGGCGTCGCCTCCAGTTCGCCAGCCATCGCGCCCGCCCACTGGTCGGCGCGACCCTCGATGTCCTCGCGATCGTTCTCCCACGATTCCGCGATCGAGTCGAGAAGGTCGAGGAAGCCAGGCTGACCCCGTTTCTCGTCGCGGGGGAAGTACGTCCCGACGTAGAACGGTCGGCCGTCGGGCGTGAGCCATACCGACAGCGGCCAGCCGCCCTGGCCCGAGACCATCCCACAGATCGTCTGATAGAGTCGGTCGAGATCGGGTCGCTCCTCGCGGTCGACCTTGATCGGGACGAACTCGTCGTTGAGCCGCTCGGCCACCCTCTCGTCCTCGAAGCTCTCGTCCTCCATGACGTGACACCAGTGACACGCCGAGTAGCCGATCGAGAGGAAGATCGGGACGTCGCGCTCGCGGGCGGCGTCGAGTGCGTCGTCGTCCCACGGCTGCCAGTTGACGGGGTTGTCGGCGTGCTGGCGGAGATACGGCGACTGCTCTTCGTCGAGCCGGTTTCGGTCGGTGACGCTCATGATGCGGCGTACGCACCGATCACGGGTAAACACTGGCTCGTCGTTCGCTGCGGCGTCAGCCGGCAGCAGTTTCTTTGCGGCTGCGGACCCAGCATCGAGGATGGTGGATCACATCAGCCGCGAGCAGGCAGAGGCGTGGCTCGACGAGAAGGTCGTCCAGGGGATCGAGCACGAAACCACCGACGGCGCGGCGTTCAACCTCCAACTCCAGCTCTCTCGACTCCCACTTCACGTCATCAAGGAGGAGACGTGGGGGCCGTTGCGGGTGGTCGGAGAGTGTACGTTCGACACCGATCGCGTCGCAGCGCTGGTCGAAGACGACGAGGACCGCCAGGAACTGCTCGCTCGCCTCAACCCCATCCTCGCGACCGCACCGGGGTTTTACACCTTCCTCGACACCGAGGGCGATCCGTGTGAGTTCCCCGCAGTCCACTCGATCCTGCTCGAACACCGGCTCTACCCTGACGGTGCGAGCCAGCAGGCAGTGATGGATTCGGTGATGGCGACTGCAGCCACGATGCGGTCGATCCAGAACACCGCCGCCGCGCTCCGGAATCAAGCCATCCGAACTGCGGATGCCGAGGGTACCGAGCAGTAGTGGCCGTCTCGACGGTGTCGGGGATCCACGACGGATCCAGTTCGCGGGCGGTCGGCCGACGACGAGAATTCCCTCTCAGACGCCGAGTTCGAGCGAGAGCGTCTCGATGTGGACGATTTCGTCGTCCTGGAGCATCTCGACGATCGTCTGGTGACCGGTCGGCTCCGATTCGAGCCCGGTGATCGTGACGCGGTAGCCGGCGTCGAGCGCCCCCTCGAAGAAGGCGAACGCGGTCGGTGCATCCAGATTGTGGAGGTCGACCGTCAGCGTCCCGTCGTCGAGATCGTCACGAGCGGCGGTCAGCTCGTCGGCAGCGTCTTCGAGCTTCCGATCGCCCATGTCGATGGTCACGTCTGCCATACCTGGGTGTCTCGGCGGGCAATCATAAACGTGGGGCCGGCGTGACGCGGTGTCTCGAAGGACAACGCTTAGGTCGCCCCGGTCGGCGTATCGCGCATGAGCGAGACAGTTCTGGTCGTCGGCGGCGGCGGGCGCGAGCACGCCATTGCGCGTGCCCTCGCCGACACGGACGCGACGCTGTACGCCTGTGCGACGAACCGAAATCCGGGCATCGCGGGCCTTGCCGCGGGGTTCGAGACGCTCGACACCACCACCCCGCAGGCTGTCGTCGCCTACGCCGAGGAGGTCGGGGCGACGCTCGCAGTCGTCGGGCCCGAAACACCCTTGGAGGCGGGTGTGGCCGACGCGCTCGCCGATGCCGGGGTGTTCCCATTCGGGCCGCGCGCCGAGGCGGCGCGGATCGAGACCGACAAGGCCTACCAGCGGCGGTTCATGCGCGAGCACGACGTTCCTGGCTGTCCGACGTTCGAGACGTTCGACGACATGGAGCGCGCGTGCGGGTACATCGACGACCACGACGGTGATCTCGTGGTGAAGCCCGCGGGGCTGACAGGTGGAAAGGGCGTCCGCGTGATCGGTGATCAAGTGACTCCCGCAGAAGCCAAGGAATACCTCCGCGACTCCGATTACGACCGCGTGGTGCTCGAAGAGCGCCTCGTTGGCGAGGAGTTTACTGTTCAGGCGCTGGTGGCGAACGGCGATGTCCGCACGACTCCGGCGGTTCAGGATCACAAGCGCGCCTACGAAGGCGACGAGGGGCCCAACACGGGCGGGATGGGGAGTTACTCCGACAGCGGGCCCGAACTCCCGTTCATGACCGAGGACGATTACCGCGCGGCCGTCGGGGTCGTCGAAGAGACGGTCGCAGCGCTCGACGATTATACTGGTGTGCTCTACGGGCAGTTCATGCTGACCGCCGACGGTCCGAAGGTGGTGGAGTTCAACGCGCGCTTCGGCGATCCCGAGGCGATGAACACCCTTCCGGTGCTCGACACTGGCCTTCTTTCGGTGCTCACTTCGGCGCGCGACGGTGACTCGCTGCCGACCCTCGAGTTCGCGCCGCGGGCCACGGTCTGCAAGTACGCGGTGCCCGAGGGCTACCCCACCGATCCGGATGCGGGGGCAGAGATTCAGGTCGACGAGGGTGTCGTCGAGACGATCAACCAGCGGTTCGCCGCCGATGCCGACGCCGGCGGCGGCTCGGCGGTCGCGGACGGTGGAACGTCGCCGCGAGTCGAACTCTACTACGCCAGCGTCGACGGCCGCGACGACGGGATCTACACCACCACGTCGCGGGCGTTCGCGGTAGTCGGGATCGCCGACACCATCGCAACCGCCGAGGAGATCGTCGACGAAACGCTGACCGAGGCCGGCACCGACGGGCTCCGGGTCCGCCACGACATCGGCACGACAGCGCTCGTCGAATCCCGTGTCGAGCACATGGATGAACTGCGGACCGAGTAGGTTCGTCCCGTCGCGTGCGTGGTGGTCTGCGGATTCAAGACCCCAGCGGCTGAACGGTCCGTCGTGACCGACGACACCGACTCCCGCCGGGATCGGACGACCGTGCATCCGACGCCCGGCGCGCGGAACTCGCTCCAGCACTGGCCCGAGGCGAGGTCGCTGTGGCGAATCGTTCACAACTATCTGTTCGTCCTCGTCGCGCGACTCGCACCCTTCCTCCGGGTGAAAAACTGGGCGCTCCGGCGGATCGGCGTCACGGTCGGTGAGGGGGTTTCGTGGGCGCTCGAAGCCACGCCCGACGTGTTCTGGCCCGAGCTCATCACGATCGAGGACCACGCCATCGTGGGTTACGACGCCACCCTGCTGTGTCACGAGTACCTCCAGGACGAGTACCGCACCGGCGAGGTAGTCGTCGGCGAGCGTGCGATGATCGGCGCTGGCGCGATCGTCCTGCCTGGTGTCGAGATTGGAGCCGAGGCGCGTGTGGCTGCAAACTCCCTTGTCGCCGAGGACGTGCCGCCCGGCGCGACGGTCGCTGGCGTCCCGGCGACGGAGGTGTGATAGCGGCTGCGGTGGCGGTGCGGTTGCGGTGGCTGGGTGGTTGCGGTGCGGTTCCTGGCGGATGAAGGGCGAACGAACGAAGTGAGCGAGGGCTTCGGCGGTGCTGTGCGGTGTAGTTGCGGTCCTCGGTGTCTCGACGAGCAAAGCGAGTCGAGGCTCAGGAGAGTTTACTCTCCTGGTGGATCGAGGGCGAGGCCCGCTTTGCGGGCCGAGGGCTCGGGCGGTGCTGTGTGGATGCGGCGAGCGCCAGCAGTTCTACCGTGAGCGAACGGGGAGCGAATACGACCCGTGAGCGACCGCAGGGAGCGAGCGCACCCGACGTGGTTCGAGAGAGCGAAGCTCTCCCGCCACTGAGCGGGAGCAAAGCTCCCGCGAGGTCCGAAAGAACAGCGTTCTTTCGGGATGCCGAGACGGCTTCGCCGTCTCGTAGCAAGTAAAAACGTTCAGCGGACGCGAACGACGCCCGTCCGAAAGATCCGGTGGTTCGGGATGATGAACTCCTCACCGTCGTTTTCGACGTGGGTGACGAACACGTCGACCTCCTGAACCACGCCGTGCATGTCGTCGACGCGGACCTCGTCGCCGATGGCGTAGGGTTGGTTGAGCAGGAGGTAGGTCCCTGCCGCTCCCGCCGCGAGGAGGTCCTTGCCGGCGAGACCGCCGAGGAAGACGACGCCGAAGACGTAGGCCGCGAGCAGCACGATGAGCGCGTCGTCGGCGACGCCGATCTGGCCGAGCGCGACCAGCGCCGCGATGTAGATCACGCTGTATTTCACGACTCCCGGTACCAGACCGAGCGCTCCCGTCGAGGTGAACTTGTAGTTACCCAGTCGCTCGGCGACCCGTAGCTCCGCCCGATCGGCGAGGATCAGCCCGACGATCACGATGAGCGTGGCGATAAAGAGGTCCGGCAGGAAGTCGATGAAGTCGATCAGATAGCTCTGGATGTCGAACAGCGCGGCGACGCCCAGCGCGAGCACCGCGGCGAGAACGAAGACGAACAGGCCGATCGCGAGTATGGAGGATTCGGCCACGGCCANTAGGGCGCGCTCGACGAGGATCACATCGAGGAGGGCGACGAGGTGGCGTGTGCGACCAAGCTGTTCGACGACGTGATCGACAGCGTGAGCACGAGATCGAGATTCCGGGTGAGGAGGTCCTGTACCACGGACTGGGCAAGCAGCGCCATCAGTACTCCTCCGGATCGAGTTCGAGGATCAGCTCGCCGCCCTTGAACGCCCGCACCAGTCGGTCGCTCTCGCTCAACACGACCGCGGTCGCGTTGGTGTCACGCGTGATCGATCCCGCGGCCATGTGTCGTGTCCCGAGCCCCTTCGGGATGTCGACGCCCTCCGCGCTGGGTTCGAGATAGCGGTACGCCGAGACGATCTTCCCACCGTCACTGATGACGAACGCGCCGTCGAGTCGCGAGAACTCCTTCAACATCACGTTCACGATCGGATCGCCGACGTGGACGTGGGATTTCTCGAAGGGGTTGTAGCTCAGCGGCCGGGACTTGTTCATCACCTTGCCGGCGTCGCCGATGACGAACAGCGCCCCGACCGGCTTTCCTTTCTGGCCCTTCTGCCCGAGTTCGACCGCCACGTCCAGCACGTCCCGAATCACTTCGGGATCGCCTCTGGAGTTGGTGAACAGGTCGTAGACGCCCGACTGGTCGAGGTCGCCCGCCCGCGCCCGGCTCACGCTGTCGATCACGTCGTCGAACAGCTTGGTCGCACACGCCACCTCGTCGCCCTCCTCGATGTGATCCTCGTCGAGCGCGCCCTCGATTCCGAACCGGATGCGCTCGGAGAGGTCGGCGAACTCGAGCGGGAGTTCGACGTACCGCTCCGCGCCGACCCCGTTGTCCGGCGCGACCACGATCGTCGAGATGTCCTCGACCTCCTGACACCGCTCGTAGTACGAGGAACTCGGCGAGAACAGGAGCACAGTTTCGACCTCGTCGACGATGTCACCGAGGAGGTCGCGTACAGTCGCCATTACCCGATACGGGCCGCCGGGGCCGCAAAAAGGTTTGTGACACGGCTTCGCGTACTTGGAGGCTACTTCTGACGATAGTTCGTCCACAAGCGGTTCATCAGAAAAAGTGACGCGCGGGACCGGATTCGAACCGGAGCAAGACATTCCTGCTCGCCTCGCTTCGCTCGGCTACGCGGGCTGTGACTTGCAGGGTTCAAATCGCTCCTGCTCGCTCGTTCCGTTCGCTACGCTCACTCCACTCACTGCGCGGGACCGGATTTGAACCGGCGGACCTCTACAGGACAGCGTCCTAAGCGCTGCGCCGTTGGCCTGGCTTGGCTACCCGCGCGCAGTACCGCCTTCCCGGGAGCGCAAAAAGAACCTGTCGTTTACTGGCCCGCAAGGCGGTTCTTGATCGCGTCGGCCACGCCCTCGCTGTGTTCGGCATCACTGAGGACGGCGAGTTCGTCGTCAGTGTGGATCGTTCCGTTCTCGACGACGCTCGCGCAGATCCCGCCGCGTTTGTTCTTGAGCGCGCGGGCGACACCCTCCTCGTCGGCGACCTGCTCGACGTGGGCACACGGCGGGCGTGGGCGGGTCCCCTCGAAGGTCACGTCGCCAACGGTGAACTGGCGGTTGAGAAGGTCGTGGACCGAGACGCCGCTGGTGACGACGTTCCGACGGTGTCGCCCGTCGGTGAGGTCGATGTCGAACTCCGCCTTGATCTCCTGAATGGCCTCGCGTTCGATGAATGTGACCTCGCACTCGTCCAACCCGGAG
This window contains:
- the dacZ gene encoding diadenylate cyclase DacZ; the encoded protein is MATVRDLLGDIVDEVETVLLFSPSSSYYERCQEVEDISTIVVAPDNGVGAERYVELPLEFADLSERIRFGIEGALDEDHIEEGDEVACATKLFDDVIDSVSRARAGDLDQSGVYDLFTNSRGDPEVIRDVLDVAVELGQKGQKGKPVGALFVIGDAGKVMNKSRPLSYNPFEKSHVHVGDPIVNVMLKEFSRLDGAFVISDGGKIVSAYRYLEPSAEGVDIPKGLGTRHMAAGSITRDTNATAVVLSESDRLVRAFKGGELILELDPEEY
- a CDS encoding MOSC domain-containing protein; the protein is MQATVETIYTTPEGSQPMEAVEQIEAVERQGLRGDRYMKGTGYYSGLDECEVTFIEREAIQEIKAEFDIDLTDGRHRRNVVTSGVSVHDLLNRQFTVGDVTFEGTRPRPPCAHVEQVADEEGVARALKNKRGGICASVVENGTIHTDDELAVLSDAEHSEGVADAIKNRLAGQ
- the purD gene encoding phosphoribosylamine--glycine ligase — encoded protein: MSETVLVVGGGGREHAIARALADTDATLYACATNRNPGIAGLAAGFETLDTTTPQAVVAYAEEVGATLAVVGPETPLEAGVADALADAGVFPFGPRAEAARIETDKAYQRRFMREHDVPGCPTFETFDDMERACGYIDDHDGDLVVKPAGLTGGKGVRVIGDQVTPAEAKEYLRDSDYDRVVLEERLVGEEFTVQALVANGDVRTTPAVQDHKRAYEGDEGPNTGGMGSYSDSGPELPFMTEDDYRAAVGVVEETVAALDDYTGVLYGQFMLTADGPKVVEFNARFGDPEAMNTLPVLDTGLLSVLTSARDGDSLPTLEFAPRATVCKYAVPEGYPTDPDAGAEIQVDEGVVETINQRFAADADAGGGSAVADGGTSPRVELYYASVDGRDDGIYTTTSRAFAVVGIADTIATAEEIVDETLTEAGTDGLRVRHDIGTTALVESRVEHMDELRTE
- a CDS encoding mechanosensitive ion channel domain-containing protein, whose translation is MAESSILAIGLFVFVLAAVLALGVAALFDIQSYLIDFIDFLPDLFIATLIVIVGLILADRAELRVAERLGNYKFTSTGALGLVPGVVKYSVIYIAALVALGQIGVADDALIVLLAAYVFGVVFLGGLAGKDLLAAGAAGTYLLLNQPYAIGDEVRVDDMHGVVQEVDVFVTHVENDGEEFIIPNHRIFRTGVVRVR
- a CDS encoding thioredoxin domain-containing protein, which translates into the protein MSVTDRNRLDEEQSPYLRQHADNPVNWQPWDDDALDAARERDVPIFLSIGYSACHWCHVMEDESFEDERVAERLNDEFVPIKVDREERPDLDRLYQTICGMVSGQGGWPLSVWLTPDGRPFYVGTYFPRDEKRGQPGFLDLLDSIAESWENDREDIEGRADQWAGAMAGELEATPEQPGEVPDSDLLETAAQQAVENADREYGGFGHGQKFPQTGRLHLLMRAAERTGRESFDEVAHEALDAMSEGGLRDHAGGGFHRYTTDREWTVPHFEKMLYDNAELTRAYLAGYRRTGAERYAEVARETLGFVERELRHPDGGFFSTLDAQSEDESGEREEGAFYVWTPNGVHDAVDDEFAADLFCERYGVTEAGNFEDGKTVLTVSTEIEDLADEHDTTTEEVSAELERAREAVFAARAERERPERDEKVLAGWNGLMISAFAEAGLALDARFADTAVAGIEFVHEHLWNDEKRRLQRRYKDGDVKIEGYLEDYAFLARGALNCYEATGEVDHLAFALDLARAIETEFWDSDEETLYFTPQTGESLVARPQELDDQSTPSSTGVAVDVLLALDHFAADRPSRRAA
- a CDS encoding acyltransferase, whose product is MTDDTDSRRDRTTVHPTPGARNSLQHWPEARSLWRIVHNYLFVLVARLAPFLRVKNWALRRIGVTVGEGVSWALEATPDVFWPELITIEDHAIVGYDATLLCHEYLQDEYRTGEVVVGERAMIGAGAIVLPGVEIGAEARVAANSLVAEDVPPGATVAGVPATEV